One Clavibacter zhangzhiyongii genomic region harbors:
- a CDS encoding UDP-glucose dehydrogenase family protein: MRISVIGCGYLGAVHAASMSRLGHEVVAVDVDAAKIAALQSGVAPFFEPGLPELLTEQLATGRLRFTTDIAEAAGARVHFVAVGTPQRRGENAADLTYVDAAIDALIPHLADGDVVAGKSTVPVGTARRLADRVHARVPGAILMWNPEFLREGFAIVDTLTPDRFVYGLPAGDAGEAARAALDEVYATALATGTARVTTDYETAELVKVSANAFLATKISFINAMAEVCEATGADVTQLADAIGYDDRIGRRFLNAGIGFGGGCLPKDIRAFMARAGELGADQALTFLREVDSINMRRRVRAVDVAREVCGGSLLGRNIAVLGLAFKPESDDVRDSPALSISAQLQLQGARVLATDPYANENSRRRFPELTYVDTWQEAARDADAVMVLTEWKQYRAIDPAELKAVVATPVIVDGRNCLDPVAWRAAGWRYRGMGRP, from the coding sequence GTGCGCATTTCTGTCATCGGCTGCGGTTACCTCGGCGCCGTCCACGCGGCGAGCATGAGCCGGCTCGGCCACGAGGTCGTCGCCGTCGACGTCGACGCCGCCAAGATCGCGGCCCTGCAGTCCGGCGTGGCGCCGTTCTTCGAGCCCGGCCTGCCGGAGCTGCTCACCGAGCAGCTCGCCACGGGCCGCCTCCGCTTCACGACGGACATCGCCGAGGCCGCCGGGGCCCGCGTCCACTTCGTCGCCGTGGGGACGCCGCAGCGCCGCGGCGAGAACGCCGCCGACCTCACGTACGTCGACGCCGCGATCGACGCGCTCATCCCCCACCTCGCCGACGGCGACGTCGTCGCGGGCAAGTCCACCGTGCCCGTCGGCACCGCGCGCCGTCTCGCCGACCGCGTCCACGCGCGGGTGCCCGGCGCGATCCTCATGTGGAACCCCGAGTTCCTCCGCGAGGGCTTCGCCATCGTCGACACGCTGACGCCCGACCGCTTCGTCTACGGCCTGCCCGCGGGCGACGCCGGCGAGGCCGCCCGCGCGGCGCTCGACGAGGTCTACGCCACGGCCCTCGCCACGGGCACCGCCCGGGTCACCACCGACTACGAGACCGCCGAGCTCGTGAAGGTGTCGGCGAACGCGTTCCTCGCGACCAAGATCTCCTTCATCAACGCCATGGCCGAGGTGTGCGAGGCGACGGGCGCCGACGTCACGCAGCTCGCGGACGCCATCGGCTACGACGACCGCATCGGGCGGCGCTTCCTCAACGCCGGCATCGGCTTCGGCGGCGGCTGCCTGCCCAAGGACATCCGCGCGTTCATGGCGCGGGCCGGCGAGCTGGGCGCCGACCAGGCGCTCACGTTCCTGCGCGAGGTCGACTCCATCAACATGCGCCGCCGCGTGCGCGCGGTGGACGTGGCGCGCGAGGTGTGCGGCGGATCCCTGCTCGGCCGCAACATCGCCGTGCTGGGCCTCGCGTTCAAGCCCGAGTCCGACGACGTGCGCGACTCCCCCGCCCTCAGCATCTCCGCGCAGCTCCAGCTGCAGGGCGCGCGCGTGCTGGCGACGGATCCCTACGCCAACGAGAACTCGCGCCGCCGGTTCCCGGAGCTCACGTACGTCGACACCTGGCAGGAGGCGGCGCGCGACGCGGACGCCGTCATGGTGCTCACGGAGTGGAAGCAGTACCGCGCCATCGACCCGGCCGAGCTGAAGGCCGTCGTGGCCACGCCCGTGATCGTCGACGGCCGCAACTGCCTCGATCCCGTCGCCTGGCGCGCCGCCGGGTGGCGCTACCGGGGCATGGGCCGGCCGTAG
- the treZ gene encoding malto-oligosyltrehalose trehalohydrolase — protein MTDDRFDIWAPKARTLALSVGDERLPLSPTGDGWWTLDAERAEALPSGDLDYGYLVDDSDTPLPDPRSRRQPEGVHGRSRTYDPSSFAWTDQAWTGRQLAGAVIYEMHIGTFTPEGTLDSAIDRLDHLVALGVDLVEVLPVNGFNGTHNWGYDGVLWYAVQETYGGPEAYQRFVDACHARGLGVVQDVVYNHLGPSGNYLPEFGPYLHEASANTWGSSLNLDGEDSGPVREYIIDNALMWLGDYHVDALRLDAVHALVDHTATHLLEELAVQVDVLSAHVGRPLTLIAESDLNDPELITSREAHGYGLDAQWSDDFHHAVHVALTGETTGYYEDFASLGALAKVITRGFFHDGTWSSFRGRVHGRPLDLERIPAHRLVVANQNHDQIGNRATGDRLTATLDEGGLALAAVLTLTSPFTPMLFMGEEWGATTPWQFFTSHPEHDLGEATAKGRIEEFAKMGWDESVVPNPQDLSTFQDSKLDWSELYGTAGGDSQHARLFALYSELIRLRRAHPDLTDPRFAEVEVEVHEEARLLVMDRGELSIVVNLSDEERRVPVVGERPALLLATASGVALGDDEVVLPARTAAILGPVADSAEALLA, from the coding sequence ATGACCGACGACCGCTTCGACATCTGGGCCCCGAAGGCCCGCACCCTCGCCCTGTCCGTGGGCGACGAGCGCCTGCCGCTCTCCCCCACGGGCGACGGCTGGTGGACCCTCGACGCCGAGCGCGCCGAGGCCCTCCCCTCGGGCGACCTCGACTACGGCTACCTCGTGGACGACTCCGACACCCCGCTGCCGGACCCGCGTTCGCGTCGCCAGCCCGAGGGCGTCCACGGCCGCTCGCGCACCTACGACCCGTCGTCCTTCGCGTGGACCGACCAGGCCTGGACGGGCCGCCAGCTCGCCGGCGCCGTCATCTACGAGATGCACATCGGCACCTTCACGCCCGAGGGCACGCTCGACTCCGCCATCGACCGGCTCGACCACCTGGTCGCGCTCGGCGTCGACCTCGTGGAGGTCCTGCCGGTCAACGGCTTCAACGGGACGCACAACTGGGGCTACGACGGCGTCCTCTGGTACGCCGTGCAGGAGACCTACGGCGGACCGGAGGCGTACCAGCGCTTCGTCGACGCGTGCCACGCGCGCGGCCTCGGCGTCGTGCAGGACGTCGTCTACAACCACCTCGGCCCCTCCGGCAACTACCTGCCCGAGTTCGGCCCGTACCTCCACGAGGCGTCGGCGAACACGTGGGGATCCAGCCTCAACCTCGACGGCGAGGACTCCGGTCCCGTGCGCGAGTACATCATCGACAACGCGCTCATGTGGCTCGGCGACTACCACGTCGACGCGCTGCGCCTCGACGCCGTGCACGCGCTCGTCGACCACACCGCGACGCACCTCCTCGAGGAGCTGGCGGTGCAGGTGGACGTCCTCTCCGCGCACGTCGGCCGCCCGCTCACGCTCATCGCGGAGTCCGACCTCAACGACCCGGAGCTCATCACGTCGCGCGAGGCGCACGGCTACGGGCTCGACGCGCAGTGGAGCGACGACTTCCACCACGCGGTCCACGTCGCGCTCACGGGCGAGACGACGGGCTACTACGAGGACTTCGCGTCGCTCGGGGCGCTCGCCAAGGTCATCACGCGCGGCTTCTTCCACGACGGCACCTGGTCGTCGTTCCGCGGCCGCGTGCACGGGCGTCCGCTCGACCTCGAGCGGATCCCCGCCCACCGCCTCGTGGTCGCGAACCAGAACCACGACCAGATCGGCAACCGCGCGACGGGCGACCGCCTCACCGCGACGCTCGACGAGGGCGGCCTCGCGCTGGCCGCGGTGCTCACGCTCACGTCGCCCTTCACCCCGATGCTCTTCATGGGCGAGGAGTGGGGCGCGACCACGCCGTGGCAGTTCTTCACCTCGCACCCGGAGCACGACCTCGGCGAGGCGACGGCGAAGGGCCGCATCGAGGAGTTCGCGAAGATGGGCTGGGACGAATCCGTCGTGCCGAACCCCCAGGACCTCTCGACGTTCCAGGACTCGAAGCTCGACTGGTCGGAGCTGTACGGCACCGCGGGCGGCGACTCGCAGCACGCGCGGCTGTTCGCGCTCTACTCCGAGCTGATCCGCCTGCGTCGCGCCCACCCCGACCTCACCGACCCCCGGTTCGCCGAGGTCGAGGTCGAGGTCCACGAGGAGGCGCGCCTGCTCGTCATGGACCGCGGCGAGCTGTCGATCGTCGTCAACCTGTCCGACGAGGAGCGGCGCGTGCCCGTCGTGGGCGAGCGTCCCGCGCTGCTGCTGGCGACCGCGTCCGGCGTGGCGCTCGGGGACGACGAGGTCGTCCTGCCGGCGCGCACCGCCGCGATCCTCGGCCCGGTGGCCGACTCCGCGGAGGCCCTGCTGGCCTGA
- the treY gene encoding malto-oligosyltrehalose synthase, whose amino-acid sequence MRTPISTYRFQVRESFDLAAVAEQLPYVKDLGADWVYLSPILTAEPGSDHGYDVVDHSQVDPTRGGAAGLKAVADRAHELGMGVLVDIVPNHVGVATPVESLWWWDLLTHGTASRYADAFDIDWDFGRGKVRIPVLGDGESELDELQLVRGDDGTVELRYYDQRFPVAPGTAEDDADARAVHERQSYELVNWRRADAELNYRRFFAVNTLAGIRVELPRVFEESHQEISRWFREGLADGLRVDHPDGLLDPKGYLDDLARITGGAYVLVEKILEPGETLPTDWATAGTTGYDALAEIDRVLVDPDGQVELDHLDASLRGLPQGELTSWADMIRGTKRGIADGILRSEVLRLERLVEDAPADAADAIAELLATFPVYRSYLPGGIEHLEQAADAARRSRPDLVATVDALMPQLSDPTTLVAQRFQQTSGMVMAKGVEDTAFYRYSRLVSLNEVGADPSIFAIDVDDFHARQQERQRIAPHAMTTLSTHDTKRGEDVRARIDVLSETPEAWRDALGQLREVAPTGDGPFENLLWQTLVGTWPASRERLHAYAEKASREAGDSTTWTAPDEAFEERMHALVDAAFDDPRARTIVGGLYDRLSGPGWSNALAAKAIQLTAPGMPDVYQGSELWETSLVDPDNRREVDFGMRRAALDAVLTGAEPAIDETGAAKLLVTARALRLRRDHPELFTGYEPVRATGDAASHVIAFDRGGAITVATRLPVGLETGGGWGSTSLTLPEGELVDHVSGRRVDGGRVSVAALLADYPVAILAPASTAADITPGS is encoded by the coding sequence TTGAGAACCCCCATCTCCACCTACCGGTTCCAGGTGCGGGAGTCGTTCGACCTCGCCGCCGTCGCCGAGCAGCTGCCCTACGTGAAGGACCTCGGCGCGGACTGGGTGTACCTCAGCCCGATCCTCACGGCCGAGCCCGGATCCGACCACGGCTACGACGTCGTCGACCACTCGCAGGTCGACCCGACGCGCGGCGGGGCCGCGGGCCTGAAGGCCGTCGCCGACCGGGCGCACGAGCTGGGCATGGGCGTGCTCGTCGACATCGTCCCGAACCACGTGGGCGTCGCCACGCCCGTCGAGAGCCTGTGGTGGTGGGACCTCCTCACGCACGGCACCGCGAGCCGCTACGCGGACGCCTTCGACATCGACTGGGACTTCGGCCGCGGCAAGGTGCGGATCCCGGTGCTCGGCGACGGCGAGTCGGAGCTCGACGAGCTGCAGCTCGTCCGCGGCGACGACGGCACGGTCGAGCTCCGCTACTACGACCAGCGGTTCCCCGTCGCGCCCGGCACGGCCGAGGACGACGCGGACGCCCGCGCGGTGCACGAGCGCCAGTCCTACGAGCTCGTCAACTGGCGCCGCGCCGACGCCGAGCTCAACTACCGCCGGTTCTTCGCGGTCAACACGCTCGCGGGCATCCGCGTCGAGCTGCCGCGCGTCTTCGAGGAGTCGCACCAGGAGATCTCGCGCTGGTTCCGCGAGGGCCTCGCGGACGGCCTGCGCGTCGACCACCCGGACGGGCTGCTCGACCCCAAGGGCTACCTCGACGACCTCGCGCGGATCACGGGTGGCGCGTACGTGCTCGTGGAGAAGATCCTCGAGCCCGGCGAGACGCTGCCCACCGACTGGGCCACCGCAGGCACCACCGGGTACGACGCGCTCGCCGAGATCGACCGCGTGCTCGTCGACCCCGACGGCCAGGTCGAGCTCGACCACCTCGACGCGTCGCTCCGCGGCCTGCCGCAGGGCGAGCTCACCAGCTGGGCCGACATGATCCGCGGCACGAAGCGCGGCATCGCCGACGGGATCCTCCGCAGCGAGGTCCTCCGCCTCGAGCGCCTCGTGGAGGACGCGCCCGCGGACGCCGCCGACGCCATCGCCGAGCTGCTCGCCACCTTCCCCGTCTACCGCAGCTACCTGCCCGGCGGGATCGAGCACCTCGAGCAGGCCGCCGACGCCGCCCGCCGCAGCCGGCCCGACCTCGTCGCGACCGTCGACGCGCTCATGCCGCAGCTGTCCGACCCGACGACGCTCGTCGCCCAGCGCTTCCAGCAGACGAGCGGCATGGTGATGGCCAAGGGCGTCGAGGACACGGCGTTCTACCGCTACTCGCGCCTCGTCTCGCTCAACGAGGTCGGCGCCGACCCGTCGATCTTCGCGATCGATGTCGACGACTTCCACGCGCGCCAGCAGGAGCGCCAGCGCATCGCGCCGCACGCGATGACGACGCTCTCGACGCACGACACGAAGCGCGGCGAGGACGTGCGCGCCCGCATCGACGTGCTCTCCGAGACGCCCGAGGCCTGGCGCGACGCGCTCGGCCAGCTGCGCGAGGTCGCGCCCACCGGCGACGGCCCGTTCGAGAACCTGCTCTGGCAGACGCTCGTCGGCACCTGGCCCGCCTCGCGCGAGCGCCTGCACGCGTACGCCGAGAAGGCGTCCCGCGAGGCCGGCGACTCCACCACGTGGACCGCCCCCGACGAGGCCTTCGAGGAGCGCATGCACGCGCTCGTCGACGCGGCGTTCGACGACCCGCGCGCGCGCACGATCGTCGGCGGGCTGTACGACCGGCTCTCCGGCCCGGGCTGGTCGAACGCGCTGGCGGCGAAGGCCATCCAGCTCACCGCCCCCGGCATGCCCGACGTCTACCAGGGCAGCGAGCTGTGGGAGACGAGCCTCGTGGATCCCGACAACCGCCGCGAGGTCGACTTCGGCATGCGCCGCGCGGCCCTCGACGCCGTGCTCACGGGCGCCGAGCCCGCGATCGACGAGACCGGCGCCGCGAAGCTCCTGGTCACCGCGCGGGCGCTCCGCCTCCGCCGCGACCACCCGGAGCTGTTCACCGGCTACGAGCCCGTGCGCGCGACCGGCGACGCCGCGTCGCACGTGATCGCCTTCGACCGGGGCGGTGCGATCACGGTCGCGACCCGCCTCCCCGTCGGCCTCGAGACCGGCGGCGGGTGGGGCAGCACGTCCCTGACGCTGCCCGAGGGCGAGCTCGTCGACCACGTCAGCGGACGCCGCGTCGACGGCGGACGCGTGTCCGTCGCGGCCCTCCTCGCCGACTACCCGGTCGCGATCCTCGCGCCCGCCTCCACCGCCGCCGACATCACCCCCGGGAGCTGA
- the glgX gene encoding glycogen debranching protein GlgX: MHTWPGNPYPLGATFDGSGTNFALFSEAAESVQLCLIEEDGTETRVDVTEVDAHVWHCYLPHVQPGQRYGYRVTGPYEPENGHRSNPAKLLLDPYAKATCGEFDWHPSLFAYDFGDPSSRNDEDSGPHMMLGVVVNPFFDWDGDRLPRTPYSETVVYEAHVKGLTQLHPRIPEELRGTYAGIAHPAVIDHLQHLGVTAIELMPVHQFVQDNTLLEKGLRNYWGYNTIGFFAPHNAYSSTGELGQQVQEFKSMVRALHAAGIEVILDVVYNHTAEGNHLGPTLSFKGIDNQAYYRLMEDDPTYYMDYTGTGNSLNVRHPHSLQLIMDSLRYWVTEMHVDGFRFDLASALAREFYDVDKLATFFELVQQDPVVSQVKLIAEPWDVGPGGYQVGNFPPQWTEWNGKYRDTVRDFWRGEASSLGEFAARITGSADLYEHSGRRPVASINFITAHDGFTIADLVSYNEKHNEANGEDNNDGESHNRSWNMGVEGPTDDPRIATLRGRQQRNMLATMILSQGVPMILHGDELGRTQQGNNNTYAQDNEISWVHWDQADQPLAEFTASVVRLRKEHPTFRRGRFFDGRPVRRGEGEPLPDIVWLDADATPMVDDDWESGLRAIGMFLNGNGIRGRDRRGEDIYDTHFLLYFNAHDEPVSFTLPSDEYADAWETVIDTAGVGADSTALRASSVVDVAAKALVVLRAYTEPEVEPDHSVAASLAVLTHSQADRPAADPRSDIS, from the coding sequence TTGCACACCTGGCCCGGAAACCCCTATCCGCTCGGAGCGACCTTCGACGGGAGCGGCACGAACTTCGCCCTCTTCAGCGAGGCCGCCGAGTCGGTGCAGCTGTGCCTCATCGAGGAGGACGGCACCGAGACCCGCGTCGACGTCACCGAGGTCGACGCCCACGTCTGGCACTGCTACCTCCCGCACGTGCAGCCGGGTCAGCGCTACGGCTACCGGGTGACCGGGCCGTACGAGCCGGAGAACGGCCACCGGTCGAACCCCGCGAAGCTCCTGCTGGATCCCTACGCCAAGGCCACCTGCGGCGAGTTCGACTGGCACCCGTCGCTGTTCGCCTACGACTTCGGCGACCCGTCCAGCCGCAACGACGAGGACTCGGGCCCGCACATGATGCTCGGCGTCGTGGTCAACCCCTTCTTCGACTGGGACGGCGACCGCCTCCCCCGCACGCCGTACAGCGAGACCGTGGTCTACGAGGCGCACGTCAAGGGCCTCACGCAGCTGCACCCGCGGATCCCCGAGGAGCTGCGCGGCACCTACGCCGGCATCGCGCACCCCGCGGTCATCGACCACCTGCAGCACCTCGGCGTGACCGCCATCGAGCTGATGCCCGTGCACCAGTTCGTGCAGGACAACACGCTGCTGGAGAAGGGCCTCCGGAACTACTGGGGCTACAACACGATCGGGTTCTTCGCGCCGCACAACGCGTACTCGTCCACGGGCGAGCTCGGCCAGCAGGTGCAGGAGTTCAAGTCGATGGTGCGGGCGCTGCACGCGGCCGGCATCGAGGTGATCCTCGACGTGGTCTACAACCACACGGCCGAGGGCAACCACCTCGGGCCGACCCTGTCGTTCAAGGGCATCGACAACCAGGCCTACTACCGGCTCATGGAAGACGACCCGACCTACTACATGGACTACACGGGCACGGGCAACTCGCTCAACGTCCGCCACCCGCACTCGCTGCAGCTGATCATGGACTCGCTGCGCTACTGGGTGACCGAGATGCACGTCGACGGCTTCCGCTTCGACCTCGCGTCGGCGCTCGCGCGCGAGTTCTACGACGTCGACAAGCTCGCGACCTTCTTCGAGCTCGTGCAGCAGGACCCGGTGGTGTCGCAGGTCAAGCTCATCGCGGAGCCGTGGGACGTCGGCCCCGGCGGGTACCAGGTGGGCAACTTCCCGCCCCAGTGGACCGAGTGGAACGGCAAGTACCGCGACACCGTGCGCGACTTCTGGCGCGGCGAGGCGTCGTCCCTCGGGGAGTTCGCGGCGCGGATCACGGGCTCGGCCGACCTCTACGAGCACTCCGGCCGCCGCCCGGTCGCGTCGATCAACTTCATCACCGCGCACGACGGCTTCACCATCGCCGACCTGGTCTCGTACAACGAGAAGCACAACGAGGCCAACGGCGAGGACAACAACGACGGCGAGAGCCACAACCGCTCCTGGAACATGGGCGTGGAGGGGCCGACCGACGACCCGCGGATCGCCACCCTGCGCGGGCGCCAGCAGCGCAACATGCTCGCGACGATGATCCTGTCGCAGGGCGTGCCGATGATCCTGCACGGCGACGAGCTCGGCCGCACCCAGCAGGGCAACAACAACACCTACGCGCAGGACAACGAGATCAGCTGGGTGCACTGGGACCAGGCCGACCAGCCGCTCGCGGAGTTCACCGCCAGCGTGGTGCGCCTGCGCAAGGAGCACCCGACCTTCCGGCGCGGCCGCTTCTTCGACGGCCGGCCCGTGCGCCGCGGCGAGGGCGAGCCGCTGCCCGACATCGTCTGGCTCGACGCCGACGCGACGCCGATGGTCGACGACGACTGGGAGTCCGGCCTCCGGGCGATCGGCATGTTCCTCAACGGCAACGGGATCCGCGGGCGCGACCGCCGCGGCGAGGACATCTACGACACCCACTTCCTCCTCTACTTCAACGCGCACGACGAGCCGGTGTCCTTCACGCTGCCGTCGGACGAGTACGCGGACGCGTGGGAGACCGTGATCGACACCGCGGGCGTCGGAGCCGACTCGACGGCCCTCCGCGCGAGTAGCGTCGTGGATGTGGCGGCCAAGGCGCTCGTGGTGCTGCGCGCCTACACCGAGCCCGAGGTGGAGCCCGACCACTCGGTCGCGGCGAGCCTCGCCGTCCTCACCCACTCGCAGGCCGACCGGCCCGCCGCAGATCCAAGGAGCGACATCAGTTGA